The DNA region TAAGTTACTAAGAGCCTtgagttttatgtatttattctcccgattttatttatttgtttatttttttggagtgtagttgctttacaatgttgtgtttgtttttgctgtacagcaaagtgaatcagctatacatatatataaatctcctcttttctggatttccttcccaccacagagcactgagtagagttccctgtgctatacagtcggttctcattagttatgttttatacacagtagtgtatatacatcaatccTAGTCTCCTAATCTATGAGCCTTGAGTTTTAGGTTCCTCATTTGTTAATGAGTATATATGATACATTATGTCAGAGGATTGTTGtggtatttaaataaaatgatatgcATGAGAGCAGTCAGTAACCATGAATTAAGGGATTTCCCAGCTCCTGGGCCTATATAAAATAAGGCTTGAAGGCAAGGTACAATTTGTTATAAGCCTTTAGAAGCTACTTACCACTTCCTCTGTGATGTCCTCTGAAGATCTCCTTTTCTCTTAAGTTTGAAATGGTGAGCAGTTAAACATTGAGTATAGGAGAAAAAGCTCTGTGAATATGtttataaaggttaaaaaaattacacTGCATCAGTTTTTAACAGGATTATTGACATCACAACCAATGAAGATGATTTGTAAACTTAGGATGGAGAGAACTGAAAATTGCTTAAAATGGGATGTTAGATGCATGCTTTTATTGAGGCTGAATTTTGGCTCTACTACCCATTAAAAAAATGCAGTTTGTTTTCAAGTGCACATCAGCTGTTTAGTAAACTTACATGTCTGAATGTTCAGCACAGATGCACAatttccttctctcccctctgTGTAAAAAGGTACAAGTaacctctgtttaaaaaaaaaaaacaaaaacttgtggTTTccataatgtatcaatattatcCACTTAATCCCTGGtactatttcttttctctaaaatacTAGCAACTGGCTGAGAAGGCAAATATTACTGGCATGGTATGTATCCCAGTTGGCCAAGCATTATAGGGAGTGCTAACTAGCAAGGTGGGACACCCTGTAGGCTGACTGAACACCAAAAAATGAGCATATCAACGTCCTGAGGATAACTGACTGATGTGGTTTAGGTCTATTTCTGGGAAATGAGCCCATGATGCTCAATGCTGACCTTTCATTTTATCTTTACGATTACATGACTTTTCACTCTTTACTTTTCGACTCCTGACCTTAAACCTGGAATAGAGAAAGAGGAAGATTTTTATTGGTGGCACTAAAAAATGACAAGATAAAGTAAAACAGGGTTAATTTCAGTTAATAAAGGAAGCACAATAATTTCAGCAAAGGTAGCAAGTATTGGCTACAGAGTATCCGTGTCACTGTTATTACATTTGAATCTCTTTGAAAATCATGAGACAGTCCTGGGTATCGTATAGCTGGGTCCTTGTGCAATGTATGCTTCTTTGTAAGGCTACCTGTGACTTATTTGCACTTAAGTTGCTTTCTTAgtaagttacaaaaaaaaaaatgagcaactAGGTAAGTTtgcatttcaatttttaaaagttcagttaACAGTAGTCAAAACATTAAAGCCAAGTAAATATCCAGTAAAATTCTTATCTCTAGAAGCCGACTACAGGAGCTATTAATCACTTTTAGGTCTTTCTTGTTACTGGATGTATGTCTCTTTTGGAGACCACTGAAATCTATGTTCATGGGATGTTTCAAGTCTGAGCCAGTGTGGTTCCTACACCACCTGTGTGCTCTTGCTGCCTAGCACCTGACCTGTCCATTCATTGAGGGGCTGGAGAATGGTCCTTGGACTGCTCCTCTGAAGAAATGTGCTTGCAATTGTCCTGCTGATATGCTGTGTTCCTGCGCTGCGTCTTTCTGCAGACTCAGATTCTGTCAGATTTTGGCCTGTTGAGTCTCACTAGTTTGACTGTCCTGCTGGACCCAAAGCACTGTGTACTGTCGTTAAATATTTAACATGAAAAGTATGACAACAACTactaatttttcctttgtttttcagaaatgtGTTACAGATGAGTGCTTCTTTTTTGAACGATTGGAATCTAATAACTACAATACTTACCGGTCAAGGAAATACTCCAGTTGGTATGTGGCACTGAAACGAACTGGGCAGTATAAACTTGGACCCAAAACAGGACCTGGGCAGAAAGCTATACTTTTTCTTCCAATGTCTGCTAAGAGCTGATCTTAATGGCAGCATCTGATCTCATTTCATATACCTCATGAAAGAAGaggtatattttagaaatttgttgatgaaagaaaaagaaaaatgtatacagCTATCTGCTCAGTTTAGGTAACTGGTCAGACAGCCTTTTATCTAACAGTAAAATATTTAACCATTGCCttagttaaaacaacaacaaaaacaaaaattcctgGAAAATGCATAGACTTCCACTTTTTAGTGGATAGGCATTTGCCTTTATCCAGTGAAGCTTACTTACAGCTACAATCTTTTTCATacatttgcttcatttgaaaagaggcttttaaaatgtgcatacgTACAAACAAGTTTTCTTCACGGCAATCATAGACATTAGAAAATTTAAGTCAGATATTTAgttaacccaaatgtccactacTTCTTATAATATGGCACACATTAATCTACAGGtacaatttatttaaacattttaaaaccatgtaaatataaatttaatccATGCCTGTCATAGTTTTATAACTGTCTGGCAGTTCCTTGTGATAGATTTTATAGAACAAGCCTGTGTAAACTGCTGGAAGTTCTTCCATGGTCAGATCAATCTTGTCAAACCCTTCTCTGTATCCATAGAGCAGCAGCCTAGCGACTCTGCTGGTGATCGGAGTTGTATTTTCAGTCTTGACTAGGTCACTGAGATCCATCCACTCACACCTTAAGCATTCACGCTGGCAAAAATTTATGGTGAATGAATATGGCTTTAGGCGGCAGATAATATACATATCTGACTTTCCAAAAGCTCCAGGATGGGTGTGCTGTTGCCGAATACTCAGGAGGGACCTGAATTCTGACTTTATACCAGTCTCTTCAAAAACTTCTCGAACTGCTGTATCTCCTACATAGAAGAAAATGTACAAATCAATAAGGATCACATTTTTAGGAATTTAATCATCAAAGATTTTCAAGAAGCATTTTCTAAACGCTCAAAAAGCACAACTTTACCCTAAGAAGATAAAGTTTTCAATGTAAACTCTTTGCCTTCTGGACATCCTGAAGTACCGAAGTATTTTCTTACCAATGTATACCTAAGAAGCTTttgaaatattgaatatttctttGGCTGCTACTTGCAGGCTTATTAcccacttatatatatattttgggagtcacattttaaaaaattcttcctgcTTTATTTCCCCAAAGGTGAAAACATAGGTTGCAAAGCTGCAGATactattcctatgtatttttttcattattatcctCTTCCTGATTACCCATTAAAACTGCCTAAATTTATAAACATCAGAATTGAGAAAAAGTGATCCATTCTTCTTTATAAAAGTCTGGAGAGCTACAGAATGTACTGAACTATGAAATGATTCAACTCTCCCCTGGTCTCTCCTGGGACTGTCAAGCCTCTGAAAGTCATAGAGCAGACTCCTTTATAACCATTTTGTTATGCTCTTGTAGTTATCCTGTGAGTGGAATCCCACCATGGTTAATTTTtggcattttctttgtttcttgcaATTTCAAAGAACTTGGATTCATTCCTCCAACAGTAAAATGCTACAGTCATTTCATCAGAAGTTTTCAAAAAACTTGCAATTTACAGAATTTTATAATACAACTAGGGTTTTCACATTTTATAAGGTTGATTTTTCAATAATATGCAAATTTCTGGGACAGGATTTTTATTGCCAATAACTTATTTTTGTGGCTGCTTTTTCTAAATATCCAGATGAACCTCCTACATGGGATTTCTCTAATTTTGTGATGCTCTGTCATTGTCTCCCTAAGTGTTTTACGAGAAGCCCCTAAAAAAGCTGCCTTCCTTGCCTATTTGCTGGGAAGC from Mesoplodon densirostris isolate mMesDen1 chromosome 1, mMesDen1 primary haplotype, whole genome shotgun sequence includes:
- the NUDT6 gene encoding nucleoside diphosphate-linked moiety X motif 6 isoform X2: MAAIQKWRSEGRVAVWLHVPILQSRLIAPAASLGFCFHHAESDSSTLTLWLGEGPSRLPGYATHQVGVAGAVFDENTRKILVVQDRNKLKNMWKFPGGLSEPGEDIGDTAVREVFEETGIKSEFRSLLSIRQQHTHPGAFGKSDMYIICRLKPYSFTINFCQRECLRCEWMDLSDLVKTENTTPITSRVARLLLYGYREGFDKIDLTMEELPAVYTGLFYKIYHKELPDSYKTMTGMD
- the NUDT6 gene encoding nucleoside diphosphate-linked moiety X motif 6 isoform X3; its protein translation is MAALFSESFTFNQIKGISEKASFCILLYLRCLQFKLKNMWKFPGGLSEPGEDIGDTAVREVFEETGIKSEFRSLLSIRQQHTHPGAFGKSDMYIICRLKPYSFTINFCQRECLRCEWMDLSDLVKTENTTPITSRVARLLLYGYREGFDKIDLTMEELPAVYTGLFYKIYHKELPDSYKTMTGMD